Proteins encoded in a region of the bacterium genome:
- a CDS encoding amidohydrolase family protein, translating into MTAAVTHVVKAGRLIEGTGAAATGATAVIIEDGLIADVRPLDRLGALPAGAHVYDGSRCTAMPGIIDCHDHVAHFGLDLTRRFQLAPSLAVLQVGRWLDDTLRAGVTTLRDAAGVDLGVKMAVDQGVIDGPRLLISLVIISQTGGHGDLTQPSGLSSDLPRLPGIPDGIADGTDGVRRKVREVLKLGADWIKIATNGGGGSPRGGYTTRQFCLDEVRVIVDEAHSKDVRVMAHAHGGESLDMCLAAGVDTVEHGGLASDRQLEEMARRRIWLVPTLSVTQRMVERIRRDPTSVPAYTAARVPAMLEEKRKVFRRALALGVPMAMGTDAGALGHAENARELVYMVEAGMTPMQSIVASTGDAARLLSMDDRVGTLRPGRRADLLLVAGDPLDDIAAVADPGRLALVMKDGRVYKTLLDGPASGAV; encoded by the coding sequence GTGACCGCAGCCGTGACCCACGTCGTCAAAGCCGGCCGGCTGATCGAAGGCACCGGGGCCGCGGCGACGGGGGCGACCGCCGTGATCATCGAGGACGGGCTGATCGCCGACGTGCGCCCGCTCGACCGGCTGGGCGCGCTTCCGGCGGGCGCCCACGTGTATGACGGGTCGCGGTGCACGGCGATGCCGGGGATCATCGACTGCCACGACCACGTCGCGCACTTCGGGCTCGACCTGACGCGCCGCTTCCAACTGGCGCCGAGCCTGGCGGTGCTGCAGGTGGGCCGGTGGCTGGACGACACGCTGCGGGCCGGGGTCACGACCCTGCGCGACGCCGCCGGGGTCGACCTCGGCGTCAAGATGGCGGTCGACCAGGGCGTGATCGACGGGCCCCGGCTCCTCATCAGCCTGGTGATCATTTCCCAGACCGGCGGCCACGGCGATCTCACGCAGCCGTCCGGGCTCTCCTCGGATCTGCCGAGGCTTCCTGGGATTCCGGACGGCATCGCCGACGGCACGGATGGCGTGCGCCGCAAGGTCCGGGAGGTGCTGAAGCTCGGTGCGGACTGGATCAAGATCGCGACGAACGGCGGCGGCGGGTCGCCGCGCGGAGGGTACACGACCCGCCAGTTCTGTCTCGACGAGGTGCGGGTCATCGTCGACGAAGCGCACAGCAAGGACGTCCGCGTCATGGCGCACGCGCACGGCGGCGAGAGCCTCGACATGTGCCTCGCCGCGGGCGTGGACACGGTCGAGCACGGGGGGCTCGCCAGCGACCGCCAGCTTGAGGAGATGGCCCGCCGCCGGATCTGGCTGGTCCCCACCCTCAGCGTCACGCAGCGGATGGTGGAACGGATCCGGCGCGACCCGACGTCCGTTCCGGCCTACACCGCCGCGCGGGTGCCGGCGATGCTCGAGGAAAAGCGCAAGGTGTTCCGCCGGGCGCTCGCGCTCGGCGTGCCGATGGCGATGGGCACCGACGCAGGCGCGCTCGGACACGCCGAGAACGCGCGGGAGCTCGTCTACATGGTCGAGGCGGGGATGACCCCGATGCAGTCGATCGTGGCGTCCACCGGGGACGCCGCCCGGCTGCTCTCGATGGACGACCGCGTCGGCACGCTCAGGCCCGGGCGCCGGGCCGACCTGCTGCTCGTCGCCGGCGATCCACTCGACGACATCGCCGCCGTTGCGGACCCCGGCCGCCTCGCGCTGGTCATGAAGGACGGTCGCGTCTACAAGACGTTGCTCGACGGCCCCGCATCGGGAGCCGTGTAG